In the Acropora muricata isolate sample 2 chromosome 10, ASM3666990v1, whole genome shotgun sequence genome, one interval contains:
- the LOC136887595 gene encoding uncharacterized protein produces the protein MGHCCSCECKNRNGFLNAMIGDDWVFVEDSEYCESEDDQEGLTFMQDEDLDELLSGLEDALTWPKQQANFPNPACIESLNALMRVATAKMSQLASEERFDEADEVAESLFELADVWGDCVFQKLRITSFTREEISLGRFVATAGQYLKPEPLQEYDDESAAKLYFFILFDTDLEKYMCTYHLEYRYYGSSTADTVYILKLKPRREKLEVKSYGQRCPSYWELRKDVLQDFAKRKRSMVRS, from the coding sequence ATGGGTCATTGTTGTTCTTGCGAGTGCAAAAACAGGAACGGCTTCTTGAACGCAATGATCGGCGATGACTGGGTTTTTGTGGAAGATTCTGAATATTGTGAGTCCGAGGACGACCAAGAAGGTCTGACATTCATGCAGGACGAAGATCTTGACGAACTCTTGTCTGGCCTTGAAGACGCCCTTACATGGCCAAAGCAGCAAGCTAACTTCCCAAATCCAGCTTGCATCGAATCGCTGAATGCTCTGATGCGCGTGGCAACGGCGAAGATGTCGCAGTTAGCGTCGGAAGAGAGATTCGACGAAGCAGACGAAGTTGCCGAATCTTTATTCGAACTTGCCGATGTCTGGGGGGATTGCGTGTTTCAAAAGTTGAGAATCACGTCTTTCACTAGAGAGGAAATTTCTCTAGGGCGGTTCGTTGCAACAGCAGGACAGTACCTGAAACCAGAACCACTTCAAGAGTACGACGACGAATCGGCCGCTAaactttattttttcattttgttcgaCACTGACCTGGAAAAATATATGTGCACTTATCATTTGGAGTATCGATATTATGGGAGCAGTACGGCAGATACTGTTTACATTTTGAAACTTAAGCCTAGAAGAGAAAAACTTGAGGTCAAATCGTATGGACAGAGATGTCCATCGTATTGGGAACTAAGAAAAGATGTTCTTCAAGATTTCGCTAAAAGAAAACGTTCGATGGTTCGGTCTTGA
- the LOC136931221 gene encoding uncharacterized protein: MGCFPSRLRRNLNNNDGDSFIDLDEEDTPLLNEMSRTQQTGHIIPQRQVRDQELIEQEDTELETTLLKLEHARGWREKIQKVETQTELETYRLKIVGLLNSATMEMSRLTKENRHYDVEKVVNSITHLRNAIGDHFFEASGINAFGREVTDMESCVITGGQYFKPVMTQDDDDSIVKLYFFTVSDVDSTEVLFRYYLEHVSFLEDSFALGLVTPDGHTQVEIYGSMCPSYWTIRRDVINNVTLRLNRLEDSYAFDCLSDYDTPLPMR; encoded by the coding sequence ATGGGCTGCTTTCCCAGCAGATTAAGACGCAACTTGAATAATAATGACGGTGATTCATTTATCGATCTTGATGAAGAAGACACTCCATTACTGAATGAAATGTCAAGAACGCAACAGACCGGGCATATAATCCCACAGCGGCAAGTTAGGGATCAAGAATTGATAGAACAAGAAGACACAGAGTTAGAAACTACTTTGCTTAAGTTGGAGCACGCACGTGGTTGGAGAGAGAAAATTCAAAAAGTCGAAACACAGACGGAACTTGAAACTTACCGACTAAAGATTGTCGGACTCCTGAATTCTGCTACTATGGAAATGAGCAggttaacaaaagaaaacagacATTATGATGTCGAGAAAGTTGTAAATAGCATTACACATTTACGAAATGCCATTGGGGATCACTTTTTTGAAGCTTCAGGCATTAATGCCTTTGGGAGAGAAGTGACTGATATGGAATCTTGTGTAATTACCGGAGGACAATACTTTAAACCCGTAATGACCCAAGACGATGATGACAGCATTGTCAAGCTTTACTTCTTTACTGTGTCTGATGTGGATTCGACAGAAGTTTTGTTTCGTTATTACCTTGAACATGTAAGCTTTTTGGAGGATTCCTTCGCCTTAGGTCTCGTGACACCGGATGGACACACTCAAGTTGAAATATATGGGAGTATGTGTCCATCTTATTGGACAATTCGACGAGATGTGATAAACAATGTCACACTTCGTCTAAATCGACTGGAAGACTCTTATGCCTTTGACTGTTTATCTGATTACGATACACCGCTGCCTATGCGATAG
- the LOC136931220 gene encoding sorting nexin-2-like, with protein sequence MADDREPPALFDDDVDTQETETNEPEDTNPFNIGETTEITLDDGTTNEEDSSTMNGEGPADIHEDETTGPLGTGGAASVDVTNLSKPSEDESESPSMEKPEEKQPIEEDEEDDTFDMDIKVTDPEKVGDGMSSYMVFKVSTQTSMATFKNAESTVKRRFSDFLGLHERLNTKFAHLGRIVPPAPEKSVVGMTMVKFGKGEENSPVDFIAKRRAALERYLNRVARHPVLREDPDFRQFLEADVLPRAKDTAALSGGGLKRLVKSMGDTMFQLTTKMPESDQWFEEKQQQIETLDQQLKKLHQSMELLSMQRKDLSSSTAAFAKSTAMLSNAEEHASLSRALSQLAEVEEKIEQIHIAQADSDFFIFAELLKDYIGLIHAVKACFHERLRVYSTWQHAQQTLTKKREALVKVELASKNEKLPQAQEEVKEWEQKVEKGEEDFGNISKMIQKEIAKFEKNRVKDFREGMIKYLEAMMDSQQQLIKYWEGFLPEAKAIA encoded by the exons ATGGCGGACGATCGCGAGCCTCCTGCCCTTTTTGATGACGATGTTGACACGCAGGAAACGGAGACAAACGAGCCTGAAGACACTAATCCATTCAATATTGGGGAGACCACTGAAATCACACTCGACGATGGAACCACAAATGAAGAAGATAGCTCAACGATGAACGGTGAAGGGCCCGCTGATATCCATGAGGATGAGACGACGGGGCCACTTGGCACTGGAGGAGCAGCTTCGGTTGATGTGACAAATCTCTCCAAACCCAGTGAAGATGAAAGCGAATCTCCCTCAATGGAGAAACCCGAG GAAAAGCAACCTattgaagaagatgaagaggaTGATACATTTGATATGGATATCAAAGTAACAGATCCTGAAAAAGTTG GTGATGGTATGAGTTCATACATGGTGTTCAAAGTTAGCACACAG aCAAGTATGGCTACATTCAAGAATGCTGAGTCGACTGTCAAACGTAGATTCAGTGACTTCCTTGGTCTGCATGAGCGACTGAACACAAAGTTTGCTCACCTGGGCCGTATTGTTCCACCAGCTCCTGAGAAGTCAGTGGTTG GCATGACAATGGTGAAATTTGGAAAGGGTGAAGAAAATAGTCCAGTTGATTTCATAGCTAAGAGGCGAGCTGCTTTGGAAAG GTATCTGAACAGGGTTGCACGGCATCCCGTGCTTCGTGAAGATCCAGACTTCAGACAGTTTTTGGAGGCAGATGTG CTGCCTAGAGCTAAAGACACCGCTGCATTAAGTGGTGGGGGCTTGAAACGCCTTGTGAAGTCTATGGGAGACACCATGTTTCAACTGACGACAAAGATGCCCGAATCAGACCAG TGGTTTGAagagaaacaacagcaaattgAAACTCTGGATCAGCAGCTGAAAAAACTTCACCAGAGCATGGAATTGCTTTCAATGCAACGCAAAG atttGAGCTCTTCAACAGCAGCATTTGCCAAGTCAACTGCAATGCTAA GTAATGCTGAAGAACACGCTTCGCTATCTAGAGCGCTTTCTCAACTGGCAGAAGTGGAGGAGAAAATTGAGCAGATTCACATTGCGCAG GCCGATTCAGACTTCTTTATTTTTGCTGAGCTTTTAAAAGATTATATTGGCTTGATTCATGCTGTTAAG GCTTGCTTTCACGAGCGTCTTCGTGTATACAGCACATGGCAACACGCTCAACAGACTTTGACCAAGAAACGAGAGGCTCTGGTCAAAGTTGAACTGGCATCGAAAAACGAGAAACTGCCACAAGCTCAGGAGGAAGTGAAAGAG tGGGAACAAAAAGTGGAAAAGGGTGAAGAAGACTTTGGGAATATATCCAAAATGATTCAGAAGGAAATTGCAAAGTTTGAG AAAAACCGAGTGAAAGACTTCCGTGAAGGAATGATCAAGTACCTGGAAGCCATGATGGACAGCCAGCAACAG TTGATCAAGTACTGGGAGGGATTTCTACCCGAAGCCAAAGCAATTGCATAG
- the LOC136888517 gene encoding uncharacterized protein produces MDYLAQLSRRLQSRLNNKESYLAMIRELCLVGDVYPGSGNRKVIKTELTTSKIDKAVFSHGRTKTCINDTLSGRHFCEIFGSELCHLCIKRNRRKQVEEETTSFVLGISHSLKETSFSDAVIARIRSPPVSRVPNGRSCFVRLHNWNSVPRYYFNALDCKRNYRAGKEVSVQSSSHAQWTFDAERTNAPNREIATAQNQWLRVANTEQNNLQRKDRALYGKKTRKKENVSQPRKILTFSGLPVEPPLITVESSNLIARQ; encoded by the coding sequence ATGGATTATCTTGCGCAATTATCGAGAAGACTTCAGTCACGACTGAACAACAAGGAAAGCTATTTAGCCATGATACGAGAGTTATGTCTCGTTGGCGATGTTTATCCTGGCAGTGGCAACAGGAAAGTGATCAAAACAGAGCTGACAACTTCGAAAATAGACAAAGCCGTTTTTAGCCATGGGCGCACCAAGACTTGTATAAATGACACTTTGAGTGGAAGACATTTTTGCGAAATATTTGGGTCAGAACTTTGCCACCTTTGTATTAAACGGAATAGAAGAAAGCAAGTTGAGGAAGAAACCACTTCGTTTGTATTAGGGATATCACATAGTTTAAAAGAGACATCATTTAGCGACGCTGTAATTGCCAGGATTCGAAGTCCTCCTGTTTCTCGAGTCCCAAACGGTCGAAGTTGTTTTGTCAGGCTGCACAATTGGAATTCTGTTCCTCGTTACTACTTTAATGCTTTGGACTGTAAACGAAATTACCGGGCTGGTAAAGAAGTTAGTGTGCAAAGCTCCTCGCATGCGCAATGGACGTTCGACGCTGAAAGAACGAACGCGCCGAATCGAGAGATTGCAACAGCGCAAAACCAATGGCTTCGCGTGGCTAACACAGAACAGAATAATTTGCAAAGAAAAGACCGTGCACTATACGGAAAGAAAACacggaaaaaagaaaacgtatCACAACCTCGAAAAATTTTGACTTTCAGTGGACTACCTGTTGAACCGCCTCTGATCACTGTCGAGTCATCGAATCTGATCGCGAGGCAATAA
- the LOC136888518 gene encoding adenosine 5'-monophosphoramidase HINT1-like, giving the protein MAEGDSIFSKIIRREIPSEFVHEDDQCVAIKDINPQAPVHILVIPKKPIPQLSKADDSDEQLLGHLLVVARKVAAEQNLAKGFRIVINDGKDGGQEVFHIHIHVLGGRQMSWPPG; this is encoded by the exons ATGGCGGAAGGAGACAGTATTTTCTCTAAGATCATTCGCAGGGAGATTCCATCCGAATTTGTCCATGAGGATGATCAA tgtGTTGCTATCAAAGACATCAATCCTCAAGCACCAGTGCATATTCTGGTTATTCCAAAGAAGCCAATCCCTCAACTCTCCAAGGCAGATGACTCTGATGAACAA TTATTGGGTCATTTGCTGGTAGTTGCCAGAAAAGTTGCTGCAGAACAAAACCTGGCGAAGGGGTTTCGGATAGTGATCAATGATGGTAAAGATGGAGGCCAAGAGGTGTTCCATATTCACATCCATGTTCTGGGGGGACGCCAGATGTCCTGGCCACCTGGCTAG